From Pulveribacter suum, a single genomic window includes:
- a CDS encoding L-serine ammonia-lyase, which produces MAVSVFDLFKIGIGPSSSHTVGPMRAARLFAQRLAREGHGAQVARVRVQLYGSLGATGRGHASDRAVLLGLAGHAPDTVEVQAIEPLIERIRSTGRLPLADGPEIAFDAARDLLLVPETTLAVHTNGMRFEAFDAHGALLDEQVYYSVGGGFIVSEQAAQDAQRQAELAPATDVLPLPFHSGEQLLARAREAGGSIARVMRTNERHWRSDEEIDAGLLTIWRTMQDCVTRGCEAGGVLPGGFKVRRRAAALHRSLVERQSWDKDPLQIIDWVNLFALAVNEENAAGGRVVTAPTNGAAGIVPAVLHYYWRFTPGASEAGVIDFLLTAGAIGILYKENASISGAEVGCQGEVGVACSMAAAGLCAVLGGSPEQVENAAEIGMEHHLGLTCDPVGGLVQIPCIERNALASVKAINAARMALHGDGTHHVSLDQVIKTMRETGADMLTKYKETSRGGLAVNIVEC; this is translated from the coding sequence GTGGCCGTCAGCGTTTTCGACCTGTTCAAGATCGGCATCGGGCCGTCCAGCTCGCACACCGTGGGGCCCATGCGGGCGGCGCGGCTGTTTGCGCAGCGCCTGGCGCGCGAAGGGCATGGCGCGCAAGTGGCGCGCGTACGCGTGCAGCTGTACGGCTCGCTGGGCGCCACCGGCCGCGGGCACGCCAGCGACCGGGCGGTGCTGCTGGGCCTGGCTGGGCACGCGCCCGACACGGTGGAGGTGCAGGCCATCGAGCCGTTGATCGAGCGCATCCGCTCCACCGGCCGCCTGCCCCTGGCCGATGGCCCGGAGATCGCCTTCGACGCCGCCCGCGACCTGCTGCTGGTGCCCGAGACCACCCTGGCCGTACACACCAACGGCATGCGCTTCGAGGCTTTCGACGCCCACGGCGCGCTGCTGGACGAGCAGGTGTACTACTCGGTCGGCGGCGGCTTCATCGTCAGCGAGCAGGCGGCGCAGGACGCGCAGCGCCAGGCGGAGCTGGCCCCCGCCACCGATGTGCTGCCGCTGCCCTTTCACAGCGGTGAGCAGCTGCTGGCGCGCGCCCGCGAGGCGGGCGGCTCCATCGCTCGCGTCATGCGCACCAACGAGCGCCACTGGCGCAGCGACGAGGAGATCGACGCCGGCCTGCTCACCATCTGGCGCACCATGCAGGACTGCGTGACGCGCGGCTGCGAGGCGGGCGGCGTGCTGCCGGGCGGCTTCAAGGTGCGCCGGCGCGCCGCGGCGCTGCACCGGTCGCTGGTCGAGCGGCAGAGCTGGGACAAAGACCCGCTGCAGATCATCGACTGGGTGAACCTGTTCGCCCTGGCCGTGAACGAGGAAAACGCCGCCGGCGGGCGCGTGGTGACGGCGCCCACCAACGGCGCGGCCGGCATCGTGCCGGCGGTGCTGCACTACTACTGGCGCTTCACGCCCGGCGCCAGCGAGGCGGGCGTGATCGACTTTCTGCTGACCGCTGGCGCCATCGGCATCCTGTACAAGGAAAACGCTTCCATCTCCGGCGCCGAGGTCGGCTGCCAGGGCGAGGTGGGCGTGGCCTGCTCCATGGCCGCGGCCGGGCTGTGCGCCGTGCTGGGCGGCAGCCCTGAGCAGGTGGAGAACGCCGCCGAAATCGGCATGGAGCACCACCTGGGCCTGACCTGCGACCCGGTGGGCGGGCTGGTGCAGATCCCCTGCATCGAGAGGAACGCGCTGGCCTCCGTCAAGGCCATCAACGCTGCGCGCATGGCGCTGCACGGCGATGGCACGCACCACGTGAGCCTGGACCAGGTCATCAAGACCATGCGCGAGACCGGCGCCGACATGCTGACCAAGTACAAGGAAACCTCGCGCGGCGGCCTGGCGGTGAACATCGTCGAGTGCTGA
- a CDS encoding thiolase, giving the protein MRQPPAVRLDAAAVNRPLRGRVAIAGAATYGCGEAPGLDDMALLARAAQAAVADAGLTMRDIDGIATCSINASMWAMPVIEHLGLNPTYIDSTQLGGSSFVAHLLPAVRALQAGQCNAVLVCYGSAQRTATFGRRESMAARRFLDPHPFEHPYEPPLPVAAYALAAARHMHEYGTTRAQLAEVAVAARAWAQLNPEAFLREPLTLEQALAARPVASPLTVRDCCLVTDGAGAIVLTRSERARDLPRPPVYVLGSATAVWHRQISCMHQLTRTAAVQSGAQAYAMAGLAPADMDMAQLYDAFTINTLLFLEDLGFCAKGEGGAFVQGGAIAPGGRLAVNTNGGGLSCVHPGMYGIFALVEAVRQLRGEAGERQLARHRTAVVHGNGGTLSSQATAVLGTHDAL; this is encoded by the coding sequence CTGCGCCAGCCGCCGGCCGTGCGGCTGGATGCGGCCGCCGTCAACCGCCCCTTGCGCGGGCGCGTGGCCATCGCCGGCGCCGCCACCTATGGCTGCGGCGAGGCGCCGGGCCTGGACGACATGGCGCTGCTGGCCCGCGCCGCCCAGGCGGCGGTGGCGGACGCCGGCCTGACCATGCGCGACATCGACGGCATCGCCACCTGCAGCATCAACGCCAGCATGTGGGCCATGCCGGTCATCGAGCACCTGGGCCTGAACCCGACCTACATCGACAGCACGCAGCTGGGCGGCAGCAGCTTCGTGGCCCACCTGCTGCCGGCGGTGCGGGCGCTGCAGGCGGGCCAGTGCAACGCCGTGCTGGTGTGCTACGGCAGTGCGCAGCGCACGGCCACCTTTGGGCGGCGCGAGAGCATGGCGGCGCGCCGCTTCCTGGACCCGCACCCCTTCGAGCACCCCTACGAGCCGCCCCTGCCCGTGGCGGCCTACGCCCTGGCCGCCGCGCGCCACATGCACGAATACGGCACCACGCGCGCGCAGCTGGCCGAGGTGGCCGTGGCCGCGCGCGCCTGGGCGCAGCTGAACCCCGAGGCCTTCCTGCGCGAGCCGCTCACGCTGGAGCAGGCGCTGGCCGCGCGCCCCGTCGCCAGCCCGCTCACCGTGCGCGACTGCTGCCTGGTCACCGACGGCGCCGGCGCCATCGTGCTCACGCGCAGCGAGCGCGCCCGCGACCTGCCGCGCCCGCCGGTCTATGTGCTGGGCAGCGCCACGGCCGTGTGGCACCGGCAGATCTCGTGCATGCACCAGCTCACCCGCACCGCCGCCGTGCAGTCCGGCGCGCAGGCCTATGCCATGGCCGGCCTGGCGCCGGCCGACATGGACATGGCCCAGCTGTACGACGCCTTCACCATCAACACCCTCCTGTTCCTGGAGGACCTGGGCTTTTGCGCCAAGGGCGAGGGCGGCGCCTTCGTGCAGGGCGGCGCCATCGCCCCGGGCGGGCGGCTGGCGGTCAACACCAATGGCGGCGGGCTGTCGTGCGTGCACCCGGGCATGTATGGCATCTTTGCCCTCGTCGAGGCCGTGCGCCAGCTGCGCGGCGAGGCCGGCGAGCGCCAGCTGGCGCGCCACCGCACGGCCGTGGTGCACGGCAATGGCGGCACCCTGTCCAGCCAGGCCACGGCCGTGCTGGGCACCCACGACGCGCTGTGA
- a CDS encoding CaiB/BaiF CoA transferase family protein, translating into MKVLDSVRVLEIGGLGPGPFCAMHLADLGADVISVVRQPSGPAITSDLLNRGKRSVFADLKSEAGRALVLQLVAQADVLIEGMRPGVMERLGLGPAECHAANPRLVYGRMTGWGQGGPLAQRAGHDTNYVAVSGALWGSGPADARPVSPFAVLGDIGGGALYLMTGLLAGIVQARDSGRGTVVDAAIVDGAAHMLNLMLSARATGLVGDARGASVHDSSPFYDTYVCADGGHITLGALEPQFYALLLATLGLEGDADFAGHQWDRAAWPRRRARLAALFLAQPRAHWQALLEPTDACFGAVLSPLEAAEHPHLRERGVYVQPAGGPLQAVPAPRFDGAAYPAAPACAAGAHTQQVLEQLESGGSAWRPR; encoded by the coding sequence ATGAAAGTGCTGGACAGCGTGCGCGTGCTGGAGATTGGCGGCCTGGGGCCGGGCCCGTTTTGCGCCATGCACCTGGCCGACCTGGGCGCCGACGTGATCTCCGTCGTGCGCCAGCCGTCCGGGCCGGCCATCACCTCCGACCTGCTCAACCGCGGCAAGCGCTCGGTCTTTGCCGACCTGAAAAGCGAGGCCGGCCGGGCGCTGGTGCTGCAGCTGGTGGCGCAGGCCGACGTGCTGATCGAGGGCATGCGCCCGGGCGTCATGGAGCGCCTGGGCCTGGGCCCGGCCGAATGCCACGCGGCCAATCCGCGCCTGGTCTATGGCCGCATGACCGGCTGGGGCCAAGGCGGTCCGCTGGCCCAGCGCGCCGGGCACGACACCAACTACGTGGCAGTCAGCGGCGCCCTGTGGGGCAGCGGCCCGGCGGACGCGCGCCCGGTCTCGCCCTTTGCCGTGCTGGGCGACATCGGCGGCGGCGCGCTGTACCTGATGACGGGGCTGCTGGCCGGCATCGTGCAGGCGCGCGACAGCGGGCGCGGCACGGTGGTGGACGCGGCCATCGTCGATGGCGCGGCGCACATGCTCAACCTGATGCTCAGCGCCCGCGCCACCGGCCTGGTGGGCGATGCGCGCGGGGCCAGCGTGCACGACAGCTCGCCCTTCTACGACACCTACGTCTGCGCCGACGGCGGCCACATCACCCTCGGCGCGCTGGAGCCGCAGTTCTACGCCCTGCTGCTGGCCACGCTGGGGCTGGAAGGCGACGCCGACTTTGCCGGACACCAGTGGGACCGCGCCGCCTGGCCGCGCCGGCGCGCCCGCCTGGCCGCGCTCTTCCTGGCGCAGCCGCGCGCGCACTGGCAGGCGCTGCTGGAGCCCACGGACGCGTGCTTTGGCGCCGTGCTCAGCCCGCTGGAGGCGGCCGAGCACCCGCACCTGCGCGAGCGCGGGGTGTATGTGCAGCCGGCCGGCGGCCCGCTGCAGGCCGTGCCGGCGCCGCGCTTCGATGGGGCTGCCTATCCCGCGGCGCCGGCCTGCGCGGCCGGCGCGCACACGCAGCAGGTGCTTGAGCAGCTGGAAAGCGGCGGCAGCGCCTGGCGCCCGCGCTGA
- a CDS encoding MFS transporter, whose amino-acid sequence MSPSTPPTPSPPAPRLALMLLALLSAFAMSQAFRTVTAILAPSLQADFGLTGQALGAFAGLFGLSFGVAQLLMGIGVDVYGLRRTVLAAFSLAIAGSALSALAPSYGWLMAGQLLIGVGCSPAFLASTLFVARHFPAERFAFFSGMSMGVGGLGLIFTGTPLAWVVQHWGWRVGYGVLTGLSLAAWLLVWRVVHEPPAAYAPARAAGEREGWLQALSRMGALLAVPHTWGILVLGMSCYAAFLSLRGLWLGPLLIERFGFTLVGSGNVALVLSLIALFTPAAFGRMDPGVRRRRAWIARASTLMAAFFVALALLPGVAAAVATIVLMGLLSGYGVLQYADVRASYPPELTGRALSLFTMAMFLGVALMQWFTGIVAAWAGAQGWEPYRAVMLAIAAWLALASLAFRRLPASPLLGAGR is encoded by the coding sequence ATGTCGCCCTCCACGCCTCCCACGCCCTCCCCCCCCGCGCCCCGCCTGGCGCTGATGCTGCTGGCCCTGCTGTCGGCCTTTGCCATGAGCCAGGCGTTTCGCACCGTCACCGCCATCCTGGCGCCCAGCCTGCAGGCCGACTTCGGCCTGACGGGCCAGGCGCTGGGCGCCTTTGCCGGGCTGTTCGGGCTGTCGTTCGGCGTGGCGCAGCTGCTCATGGGCATCGGCGTGGACGTCTATGGCCTGCGCCGCACGGTGCTGGCCGCCTTCTCGCTGGCCATTGCCGGCAGCGCGCTGTCAGCCCTGGCGCCCAGCTATGGCTGGCTGATGGCCGGGCAGCTGCTGATCGGCGTGGGCTGCTCGCCGGCGTTCCTTGCGTCCACGCTGTTCGTGGCGCGGCACTTTCCGGCCGAGCGCTTTGCCTTCTTCTCGGGCATGAGCATGGGCGTGGGCGGGCTGGGGCTGATCTTCACCGGCACGCCGCTGGCCTGGGTGGTGCAGCACTGGGGCTGGCGCGTGGGCTACGGCGTGCTCACCGGCCTGTCGCTGGCGGCCTGGCTGCTGGTGTGGCGCGTGGTGCACGAGCCGCCCGCCGCCTACGCCCCCGCCCGCGCCGCGGGCGAGCGCGAGGGCTGGCTGCAGGCCCTGTCGCGCATGGGCGCGCTGCTGGCCGTGCCGCACACCTGGGGCATCCTGGTGCTGGGCATGTCGTGCTACGCGGCGTTTTTGTCGCTGCGCGGGCTGTGGCTGGGTCCGCTGCTGATCGAGCGCTTCGGTTTCACGCTGGTGGGCAGCGGCAACGTGGCGCTGGTGCTGTCACTGATCGCCCTGTTCACCCCGGCGGCCTTCGGCCGCATGGACCCGGGCGTGCGCCGCCGCCGCGCCTGGATCGCCCGCGCCAGCACGCTGATGGCGGCGTTCTTCGTGGCGCTGGCGCTGCTGCCCGGCGTGGCCGCTGCCGTAGCGACCATCGTGCTGATGGGGCTGCTGTCGGGCTATGGCGTGCTGCAGTACGCGGACGTGCGCGCCTCCTACCCGCCCGAGCTGACGGGCCGGGCGCTGTCGCTGTTCACCATGGCGATGTTCCTGGGCGTGGCGCTGATGCAGTGGTTCACCGGCATCGTGGCGGCCTGGGCCGGCGCGCAGGGCTGGGAGCCCTACCGCGCCGTGATGCTGGCGATCGCCGCCTGGCTGGCACTGGCCTCGCTGGCCTTTCGGCGGCTGCCGGCCTCGCCGCTGCTGGGCGCGGGGCGCTGA
- a CDS encoding CaiB/BaiF CoA transferase family protein, whose product MNPTPSSPAAGALDGLRVLDLSRVLAGPWCTQNLADLGADVVKIEKPGAGDDTRHWGPPFFPDAQGQPTDEACYFAACNRNKRSVTVDMATSQGQQLIRQLAEDSDVVVENFKTGGLARYGLDYASLSALNPRLIYCSVTGFGHTGPYAPRAGYDLLVQAMSGLMSITGHADGEAGGGPLRVGVAVIDLFTGMYATTAILAALQARQRTGRGQHIDIALLDVAVAMLANQGASFLNAGAVPQRQGNSHPSLVPYQDFPTQDGRMLLAIGNDGQFARFCQAAGVPAWAGDARFATNAARVTHRQALVPLISEVTRQRPTAEWIALLEDKAVPCGPINDIGQAFDDAQVRARGLRVQQQRYAGAEPPAGQQVNTVVSTASPLRLSGTPVQLRHAPPALGQHTEEVLYERLGLDAARIEALRGQGVI is encoded by the coding sequence ATGAATCCCACCCCTTCATCCCCCGCCGCTGGCGCGCTGGACGGCCTGCGCGTGCTCGACCTGTCGCGCGTGCTGGCTGGTCCCTGGTGCACGCAGAACCTGGCCGACCTGGGCGCGGACGTGGTCAAGATCGAAAAGCCCGGCGCCGGCGACGACACCCGCCACTGGGGCCCGCCCTTCTTCCCCGATGCCCAGGGCCAGCCCACGGACGAGGCCTGCTACTTCGCCGCCTGCAACCGCAACAAGCGCTCGGTCACCGTGGACATGGCCACTTCGCAAGGCCAGCAGCTCATCCGCCAGCTGGCCGAGGACAGCGACGTGGTGGTGGAGAACTTCAAGACCGGCGGCCTGGCCCGCTACGGGCTGGACTACGCCAGCCTGTCGGCCTTGAATCCGCGCCTGATCTACTGCTCGGTCACCGGCTTCGGCCACACCGGGCCGTATGCGCCGCGTGCCGGCTATGACCTGCTGGTGCAGGCCATGAGCGGGTTGATGAGCATCACCGGCCACGCCGACGGCGAGGCCGGTGGCGGGCCGCTGCGCGTGGGTGTGGCCGTCATCGACCTGTTCACCGGCATGTACGCCACCACCGCCATCCTGGCGGCCCTGCAGGCGCGCCAGCGCACCGGGCGCGGCCAGCACATCGACATCGCCCTGCTGGACGTGGCCGTCGCCATGCTGGCCAACCAGGGCGCCAGCTTTTTGAACGCCGGCGCGGTGCCGCAGCGCCAGGGCAACTCGCACCCCAGCCTGGTGCCCTACCAGGACTTCCCCACGCAGGACGGGCGCATGCTGCTGGCCATCGGCAACGACGGGCAGTTCGCCCGCTTTTGCCAGGCTGCGGGCGTGCCCGCCTGGGCCGGGGACGCGCGCTTCGCCACCAACGCCGCCCGCGTGACGCACCGCCAGGCACTGGTGCCCCTGATCAGCGAAGTCACCCGCCAGCGCCCCACGGCCGAGTGGATCGCCCTGCTGGAAGACAAGGCCGTGCCCTGCGGCCCCATCAACGACATCGGCCAGGCGTTCGACGACGCCCAGGTCCGTGCCCGCGGCCTGCGCGTGCAGCAGCAGCGCTACGCGGGCGCCGAGCCGCCCGCCGGCCAGCAGGTCAACACCGTGGTCAGCACGGCCAGCCCCCTGCGCCTGTCAGGCACCCCCGTGCAACTGCGCCACGCCCCGCCGGCCCTGGGCCAGCACACAGAGGAAGTGCTGTACGAGCGGCTGGGACTGGATGCAGCGCGTATCGAGGCGCTGCGCGGCCAGGGCGTCATCTAG
- a CDS encoding PACE efflux transporter — protein sequence MPASPPATPAPAPTAATGLQGPRRRVIFVALYELIAIAASSLLFIAIGQEAAASGVMSVVASTLAIVWNVTFNHLFERWEARQPVKGRSVLRRVVHAMGFEGGLALMLIPLMAWWFGVGLWEATLMEAGLLVFFLIYTYAFNWGFDRAFGLPASAQAAAAPAATNAC from the coding sequence ATGCCTGCCTCCCCTCCTGCCACGCCCGCGCCCGCCCCGACTGCTGCCACCGGGCTGCAGGGCCCCCGGCGCCGCGTGATCTTCGTGGCGCTGTACGAGCTCATCGCCATCGCCGCTTCCAGCCTGCTGTTCATCGCCATCGGTCAGGAGGCTGCCGCCTCGGGCGTCATGTCGGTGGTGGCGTCCACGCTGGCCATCGTCTGGAACGTCACCTTCAACCACCTGTTCGAGCGCTGGGAGGCGCGCCAGCCGGTCAAGGGCCGCTCGGTACTGCGCCGCGTGGTGCACGCCATGGGCTTTGAGGGCGGGCTGGCGCTGATGCTCATCCCGCTGATGGCCTGGTGGTTCGGCGTCGGCTTGTGGGAGGCCACGCTGATGGAGGCCGGGCTGCTGGTGTTCTTCCTGATCTACACCTACGCCTTCAACTGGGGGTTCGACCGCGCCTTCGGCCTGCCCGCCTCGGCGCAGGCCGCTGCGGCCCCGGCCGCTACGAACGCCTGCTGA
- a CDS encoding DNA-3-methyladenine glycosylase, translating into MILPPPALRPAALNFSLPAHELAPLLIGVTLLVDGVGGRIVETEAYDRSDPASHSFRGPTARNAAMFGPPGRAYVYRSYGVHWCLNLVCGSEGDGAAVLIRALAPTHGLAAMRARRGMQDERLLCAGPGRLAQALGIDLSLNHLPLDAPPFALLAPAVGEAPALVTGPRIGITRAADVPWRFGEAGSRYLSRPFPADGISRRS; encoded by the coding sequence ATGATTCTGCCGCCCCCCGCGCTGCGGCCCGCCGCACTGAACTTTTCCCTGCCGGCGCACGAACTCGCCCCGCTGCTGATCGGCGTGACGCTGCTGGTCGATGGCGTGGGGGGCCGCATCGTGGAGACCGAGGCGTACGACCGCAGCGACCCGGCCTCGCACAGCTTTCGTGGCCCCACGGCGCGCAACGCGGCCATGTTCGGCCCGCCGGGACGGGCCTATGTGTACCGCTCCTACGGCGTGCATTGGTGCCTGAACCTGGTGTGCGGCAGCGAGGGCGATGGCGCGGCGGTGTTGATCCGCGCGCTGGCGCCCACGCACGGGCTTGCCGCCATGCGCGCGCGCCGCGGCATGCAGGACGAGCGGCTGCTGTGCGCCGGCCCCGGGCGGCTGGCGCAGGCGCTGGGCATCGACCTGAGCCTGAACCACCTGCCGTTGGACGCGCCGCCCTTTGCGCTGCTGGCGCCTGCCGTGGGCGAGGCCCCGGCGCTGGTCACCGGCCCGCGCATCGGCATCACCCGCGCGGCGGATGTGCCCTGGCGCTTTGGCGAAGCGGGCTCGCGCTACCTGAGCCGGCCCTTCCCGGCAGACGGCATCAGCAGGCGTTCGTAG
- a CDS encoding Glu/Leu/Phe/Val family dehydrogenase, translating into MSPAPSQTSASPRHALPSYLDPSHLGPWGIYLQQVDRVTPYLGSLARWVETLKRPKRALIVDVPIEMDDGTIAHFEGYRVQHNTSRGPGKGGVRFHQDVTLSEVMALSAWMSIKNAAVNVPYGGAKGGIRVDPKKLSRGELERLTRRYTSEIGIIIGPTKDIPAPDVNTNGQIMAWMMDTYSMNVGETSTGVVTGKPVDLGGSLGRMEATGRGVFTVGMEAAKHNGMRIEGARVAVQGFGNVGGTAGRLFAEAGALVVAVQDHTGTIYNDRGLDVSALLAHVEQTGGVAGFAGAEAMEGDAFWGVACDILIPAALEGQINRDNAGRIQAKMVIEGANGPTTPEADDILNDKGVLVLPDVIANAGGVTVSYFEWVQDFTSFFWTEDEINARLVRIMQEAFAGVWQVAQQHQVTLRTATFIVACKRILHAREMRGLYP; encoded by the coding sequence ATGTCCCCTGCCCCTTCACAAACCTCTGCCTCGCCCCGGCACGCCCTGCCCTCCTATCTCGACCCGAGCCACCTGGGCCCCTGGGGCATCTACCTGCAGCAGGTGGACCGCGTCACGCCCTACCTGGGCAGCCTGGCGCGCTGGGTGGAAACCTTGAAGCGCCCCAAGCGCGCGCTGATCGTGGACGTGCCCATCGAGATGGACGACGGCACCATCGCCCACTTCGAGGGCTACCGCGTGCAGCACAACACCTCGCGCGGCCCCGGCAAGGGGGGCGTGCGCTTCCACCAGGACGTGACGCTGTCCGAGGTCATGGCGCTGTCGGCCTGGATGAGCATCAAGAACGCGGCGGTGAACGTGCCCTACGGCGGGGCCAAGGGCGGCATCCGGGTCGATCCGAAGAAGCTCTCGCGCGGCGAGCTCGAGCGCCTGACGCGCCGCTACACCAGCGAGATCGGCATCATCATCGGCCCGACCAAGGACATCCCCGCGCCGGACGTGAACACCAACGGCCAGATCATGGCCTGGATGATGGACACCTATTCCATGAACGTCGGCGAGACCTCCACCGGCGTGGTCACCGGCAAGCCGGTGGACCTGGGCGGCTCGCTGGGGCGCATGGAGGCCACCGGCCGCGGCGTCTTCACCGTGGGCATGGAGGCGGCCAAGCACAACGGCATGCGCATCGAAGGCGCGCGGGTAGCGGTGCAGGGCTTTGGCAACGTCGGCGGCACGGCCGGGCGGCTGTTTGCCGAGGCCGGCGCGCTGGTGGTGGCCGTGCAGGACCACACTGGCACCATCTACAACGACCGGGGCCTGGATGTGTCCGCCCTGCTGGCCCACGTGGAGCAGACCGGCGGCGTGGCCGGCTTTGCCGGCGCCGAGGCGATGGAAGGCGACGCCTTCTGGGGCGTGGCCTGCGACATCCTGATCCCCGCCGCGCTGGAAGGGCAGATCAACCGGGACAACGCCGGCCGCATCCAGGCGAAGATGGTCATCGAGGGCGCCAACGGTCCGACCACCCCTGAGGCCGACGATATCCTGAACGACAAGGGCGTACTGGTGCTGCCCGACGTGATCGCCAACGCCGGTGGCGTGACGGTGAGCTACTTCGAGTGGGTGCAGGACTTCACCAGCTTCTTCTGGACCGAAGACGAGATCAACGCCCGCCTGGTGCGCATCATGCAAGAGGCCTTTGCCGGCGTGTGGCAGGTGGCGCAGCAGCACCAGGTGACCCTGCGCACCGCCACCTTCATCGTGGCGTGCAAGCGCATCCTGCATGCGCGCGAGATGCGCGGACTGTACCCGTGA